The window ACGGTGATGACGTTCAAGTCGAGTCCTTCGGCTTCGACGGTGCCGTCTTTCAGCGGCTGCAAATAGTCATACTTGTCGAAGGCGATGGTGAGTTTTAGTTTAGCCATGTTGGTTCCTCTTATAGTTTTTTGCCGAAGACGCGATCGATGAAGCCACGCAGCATGCCTTGCACCAGCACGCCGCCGCCTTGCACGTAGACCAACGTGGCGTCGATGCCGTGCTTTTTCAGAAAGCCCATATCGCGGGGGACCCACAACGCCGTGTTGTTGAGCGTCATGGTCGAGTAGGCGAGGTAGCTTTCCTTGCTCGAACTGGGGCTGGAAAAGGATAGCGTGAAGGCAAAAGCACAGATAGCCAGAGCGAATTTCGTCATGGCGCGATCATAAAAGCGCGCTAGCGCGCTGTCAACGAACTTGGCCCTTCTGCAGCAGCTCTTCGACCAGCGTCGCATCGGCCACTTGGGTCCACGGAATGGTGGCCGCGCCTTCGGAGTCGAGAATGGCGCGCACGGCGTCGGCAGTGACGCGCAGGTCGTCGATGATCAACGGGGCGTAGACGTTGTAAGATTCCACCGCTGTTGCCTCATCGGTGCCGAAGAACTGCCGCATGAACTGCACCGCTTCGCTTTTCTGAGTCTTGATCCAGCGCATGGCCTCCATTTGGGCCAGGATCATGCGTTTGATCGACTCGCGCTCGCGCTGAATCTTCGCAGTTGTCGTTGACAAACCGGTGAAGGGAATGTGCAGCACGTCGCCGGCGCTGCCGAGAAAGCGATAGCCCTGCTGCTTGGCCAAAACGGAATGGGGCAGGGATAGCGTCGCCGCGTCCATCTGCCCAGAGAGCAGCGATTGAAAGCGCGTTTCGGAAGCGCCGACGGAGAGCATGGCGACGTCCCGGCGCGGATCGAGCCCGGCCTTTTGCAAGAGCGCGCGGGCGACCAACTCGTCGGTGGCGCCGACATTGGAGATGGCGATCTTCTTGCCTTTTAACTCAACGAGGGATTTGTAGCTGCCGCGCGCCACCAGAGTATGAAATGACGATTTCAAGCCGATGGTGACGAGCTTCAGCGGCAAGCCCTTCACCGCCGAGCGGATCACCGTGCTTGTCATCATCGAGTAATCGATCTCGCCTGCTTGCACGGCGACCACCGACAGGTTGGGGCGAATCGTGATCACTTCGGAGTCGAAGCCCTGTTTGCGGAAGAAGCCCTTTTCGTGGGCCGCCCAGACGTCGAAGAACCCGATCGATTTAGACGACACGCCGATGCGGACGCGCTCGCGCGGCCGCTCCGCGGCGAGCGACGAAGTCGCGACAAGCAGCAAGACAAGGGACAGAGAAAAGCACCTTCGCTGATTCATAACCCAAGAAAGTAGCAGGGGTTGCGGCCCGTGTCGATTGGGGCGTGCTCACATTTGCTCACATTGACACGCCAACGACGCAGGTGCTAAGGGAAAACCACCTTCACAGTGAAAGGAGTGTATTATGCGATTCCAAAACAAGTCGGTCATCATCACGGGTGGCGGCGGCAAGATCGGCAAAGCCTACGCGATGGGGTTCGCCAAAGAGGGAGCGAAAGTCGCGCTGCCGGACATCGCCAGCGCCGATCACGTCGTCAAAGCGATCAAAGATATGGGCGGCACGGCGATCAGCATGGCCTGCGACGTGTCGGACGAGAAGAGCGTCAAGGCAATGGTCGATCAGGTGGCCAAAGAGTTCGGCAGCGTCGATGTGCTCGTCAACAACGCTGCGTATTTTATGACGGTTAAGAAAAGCGTGTTCTGGGAAATGGAAGTCGACGAATTCGACAAAGGCATGGCCGTCAACGTGCGCGGATCGTGGCTCTGCGCCAAAGCGGCATTCCCACATATGAAGCAAGCGGGCAAAGGCAAAATCATCAATATCTCTTCGGGGACTGCTTTGAATGGCGGCCAGAACTACATTCACTACGTGACCTCAAAAGGGGCGTTGATCGCCATGACGCGGGCGATGGCGAAAGAGTTAGGCGACTACAACATTTGCGTGAATACGGTGGCGCCGGGGTTTGTCGTCACCGAAGGACGTGCGGTGGACGCAGCGTTTAACGCCAGCCGCGTCGCCAATCGGGCGTTGAAGCGCGTCCAGGTGGAGAACGACTTGGTCGGCACCGTGATGTTTCTCGCCTCGTCCGAGAGCGATTTTATGACTGGGCAATTGTTGAACGTCGACGGTGGGGCGCATTTTGTGGGGTAGAATAGTTTAGGCATGTTTTGTTCCCCCCTTTGAAAAAAGCGGGGCTAGGGGGGATTTGCGAATAGGTGCAAAAGAAAATCCCCCTCGGTGCCGCTTTTTCAAAAGGGGAAGTTGAAATCTTGCTGAGGTAAGTGATGCTTTTTTGGGCGAAGAAAGAGTTCTTGCTGTTGGGTATTCTTGTAATTGCCACCCCTTGTTTTTTGGTTTCGCCGGCCTCGGCGCAGAAGCTCACCATCGCTTGGACTTCGGTGAGCGCGTTTAACTCACCGTTTTGGATCATGCCGGACGCGGGGTTTTATAAGCAGGAAGGGATGGACGTCGACACGCTGTTCATTCTCAGTTCGCCGACGGCGGCGAAGGCGACGCTGGCGGGGGATATTTCGATCAGCTCACAGAACAGTCAGGTGGTATCGGACTCCGGTTTGGCGGGTGGCGACCTGGTCGCCATGGGAGCGGTGGTCAATATGGTGCCGTTTTACATCATGTCGATTCCTGAGGTGAGAACCGTTGCTGACCTCAAGGGGAAGTCGGTCGGTATTTCTCGCTTTGGCGCTGCCTCAGATTTTGGCACCCGGATGTTTCTGGGCAAGCACGGCCTGGAGGCCGGCAAGGATGTGCCGTTCATACAGATCGGCGGGCAGCCCGAGATTGCGGTGGCCCTGTCGAAGAAACTGATCGCCGCCGCGGCGATGTCGCAGCCGTCGGCGGCTGTGGCCGAGCAACAGGGCGCGCGGCTATTGGCCAATATGGTGAAGGATGAGATCCCTTTTGTGCACCTGGCGATCACCACGACTAAGAGATTCCTGAAAGAAAAAAGACCGCAAGCGAAGGCGTTCCTGCGCGCCTATGCCCGTTCGATGCATTTTCTTTACAACCGCAAAGAAGAAACCTTGGCGATTATTCAGAAGTACACTAAAGTGAAGGACCCGAAGATTCTCGACGCCACGCTCAAATATGGCTATGAGTTCATGGAAAAAATCCCACTCGTCAAGCCCGCCGGCTTTCAAGTCACTCTCGATGAGATTGCGCGGACCAATCCGAAAGCCAAACAATTTAAGCCAGCGCAGTTCTACGACAACAGCGTGGTGCAGGAGTTGGTGGATGAGGGGTTCTTCACCAAGCTTTGGGGGAAAGCGCCTTGACGGAAGATGAATGGGTGTTGGAGTAGTGGAGTGATGGGATTTCGGACGATATTCGCCTGGTCGGTGATTTTCTTTGCTGGGCTTTGGTCGACGCCCGCCGATGCGCAGAAGCTGATTGCCGCGTGGTCGTCGGTGAGTGCGGTGAACTCGCCGCTTTGGATCATGCACGACGCGGGCTTCTTCAAGCAGGAAGGTCTCGATGTCGATCTGATTTTCGTCCTCAGCTCACCGACCGTGGCGAAAGCGACGCTCGCGGGCGAGGTCGCCGTTTCTGGCGCCAACAGCCAGGTGGTGGTCGACTCGGGTTTGGCCGGCGCCGATTTGATTGCCATGGGCGCGATGTCGAACGTCGTGGCGTTTTACATCATGGGCAACCCCGATATTAAAACCGTTGCCGATCTGCGCGGCAAAACCGTCGGTATCACCCGTTTCGGGTCGTCGAGCGATTTTGGCATGCGCATGCTGCTCGCCAAGCATGGGCTTGAGGCCAACAAAGATGTCGCTTTCGTGCAGATCGGCGGCATGCCGGAGATTGCCGCGGCGTTGTCGAAGAAGATCATTGCCGCGGCGCCGATGTCGCAGCCCATGGCCTACGTGGCGGAGCAAGGCGGAGCCAAGGTTTTGGCTAATCTCGCGAGCGAAGAAGTGCCGTTCATGCACATGGGCTTTACCACCACGCGCAAGTTTTTGAAAGAAAAACGCAGCCAAGCGAAGGCGATGATCCGTGCCTACGGCCGCGCGCTGCACTTTCTACACACGCGCAGGGAGCAGACCCGAGCCATCTTCGCGCGCTACACCAAGATCAACGACGTGGGCATGCTCGACGGCAGCATCAAGTACGGCCAAGATTTTCTTGAAAAGATTCCGTTTGTGAAACCTGCGGCGTTTCAGGTGACGCTCGATGAAGTCGCGCGGAGCAACCCCAAAGCCAAACAGGCCAAGCCGCAGCAATTTTACGATAACAGTTTGGTTCAAGAAGTGGTCGACGAGGGGTTTTTCACCAAACTGTGGGGGCGTGGCCTTTAGAGATCCGACCGATCGGACTGATCCGACGGATCATCTGATCTTGATGCAAGGCAGGTTTAAGATGCTGTTTCTTAACAACGACGACGTCAAGCAAGTGCTGACCATGGAAGTCACGATGAACGCGCTCGACAAGGCGTATCGCGAGCTCGCTGTCAACGAGGCGGTGTGCCGGCCGCGCATCGATATTCAGATTCCCACGCCCGACTCCGACAAGATCTACCAATGGGGGACCATGGAGGGCGGCTCGACCTCCGGTTATTTCGCGATTCGCATGAAGTCAGACGTGATCTACGAGACCGAGTATCAAGGCGCGATCACGCAGGAGAAATACTGCGTGCAGCCCGGCACGTTCTGCGGGCTGATTTTGCTCAACAGCACCAAAAACGCCGAGCCGTTGGCGCTGATCAACGACGGCTATTTGCAGCACATGCGCGTCGGCGCCGACTCCGGCATCGGCGCGAAGTACATGGCGCGCGAAGATGCCACGGTAGTGGGCATGATCGGCTCGGGCGGCATGGCGCGCTCGCATGTCGAGTCGTTTCTCTTGGCGCGGCCGAAGTTAAAAAAGATTCAGGTCTACAGCCCGACCAAAGCTAATCGGGAAGCCTACGCCAAGGAGATCAGTGAGCAGTATGGGCTTGAAGTCGTGCCCATGAGTAATCCGCGCGACGTCTACAAAGGCGCGCATATCGTTGCGGGCTGCACCGATTCCGCCGTGCCGATCGTCATCGGCAAATGGCTGGAAGAGGGGACGCATGTCACCTGCGTCGGCGGTCATCCCGACGAAGACACGCTCAAGCGAATAGACGTTTCGCTGCGTTTAGGCACCGCACCCGCGCCCTGGGGCTTGCCGCAGTTTGGCGTCGATGATGAATATATTACCTACGCCGCGCGACCCAAAGAGAACGCCGGGTTTCAGATGAAGCGGTCGGGGCAGCGCGGCCATGGTGTGATCGCCGAAGATCGCGCTGTGTTTTTATCCGAGATTCTCGCGGGCACGAAGCGAGGCCGCGCGTCTGACAAGCAAGTTACTTATTCGGAGCGCGGCAATATTCAAGGCGCGCAGTTCTTCGCGGTGGCGGGGAAGGCTTTCGAGTTGGCCAAAGAACGTAAGCTCGGAAGAGAACTGCCGACCGAGTGGTTTTTGCAGGATATACGGGACTGAGTAGACCGGAGGCATGTTCGTGCAGGGGCGACCGGTTGGTCGCCCACGTTGGGCACATAGACAAGTAGGGAAGGAAGCGAAACCACGGATGCCCATTTTCTTAAACAACGACGACGTCGAACAAATCATCACCATGAAAGACACGATGGACGCGCTGGAAACGCTCTATCGGGAGATGGGCCAAGGCGTGGCGATCACCGCGCCGCGCTCGGATGTGCACAGCCCGACGGCGGCGGCGCAGAGTGCTGAGGGGCCGATGGCGCATTATCTAAAAAGCATGAGCGGCGCTTCGCCGCATTTCGGCACGGCGGCGCTGCGCTTTTCTTCCGACATCGTCGCCTGGCGCGACACCGGGGGCGGCATGCGGCGGGAAAAAATTCCGTCGCTGCCAGGCGAGCGATGGATGGGCATCGTTATGTTGTTCAGCTCGTCCAACGGCGAGCTGCTGGCGATCATAAACGACGGCGTGTTGCAGCGCTTCCGCGTCGGCGGCGCCAACGGCGTTTCGACTAAGTATCTGGCGCGGCAAAACGCCGAGACCGTCGGCCTGGTTGGCTCCGGCTGGCAAGCGGGCACGCAGGTGCTCGCTGTCTGCGAGGCGCGCAAAATCAAGAAGATCAAAGTCTTCAGTCCGACTAAAGTCAACCGCGAAAAATTCGCCAAGGAGACGAGTCCACTGGTTGGCATCGACATCACGCCGGTGGATTCCTACGAAGAGGCGGTCAACAACGTCGACATCATTATTACTTCGACCAACTCGCGCAAAGCGTTTCTCGGAAAGTGGGCGTTAAAAGAAGGCATGCATATCAGCAGCATGCAGCGCGACGAGTTCGACGACGAAGCGCTGCTAACCTGCAAGCCGCTGGTGCTGCATTCGCACATGACGGAAAATAACGTTACGTCCGCCGCGCTGGCGCATTTCGAACGGGAAGATTTCAAGCTGCGCGATCACCCCACCGAGCGCGGCATCGATTGGAAGTCGCTGCCGACCATAGCCGATTTACTTTGCGGGCGCGTCAAAGGACGGGAGAGCGAGCAGCAGATCACCGGCTTCGTCAACAACATCGGCATGGGCGCGCAGTTCGCCGCCGTTGGCAAAAGAGTCTACGACGCGGCGAAGGCGAAGGGGCTGGGCCGGGAAGTGCCGCTCGATTGGTTTACTCAGGACGTGCATCCTTGAGCGCTGGCGGTTCAGGGTATTGAAGAGACGCTTCATAGTTCAGGAGTCGATGATGGTGTGGTTACGCCTTGGGTTCGTTCTGACGTTGGCTGTTTCTTTTGTGAATGGTGCCGCAGCTCAGAATAGAGTCTTGCTCGGCTACTCCTCTCTGAGCTCTAACCAGACGCCGATTTGGGTCGCCAAAGAAGGAGGCTTGTTCAAGCGGTTTGGCGTCGATGTCGATTTGATCTTGATCGAAGGCGGCACGCGCGGCGCGCAGGCGTTGATTTCCGGCGACCTGCCGATGATGGGTATGGCTGGCCAGGCCGTGATCAGTTCGCGGGCGCGCGGCGGCGATCTGGTCGTCGTTGGCGGCGTCGTCAATAAGATGAACTACATCTTTGTCGGCTCACCGAGCGTAAAATCACCTCAAGACCTGAAGGGTAAACGAATCGGCATCAGCCAGATCGGCACTGCGTCCTATCATGCGGTGGTCTTGGCATTGAAGCAGTGGAAGCTCGATGCGCGCCGCGACGGCATTACGATTCTTCAAGTTGGCAGTCAAGCGGCGCGCGTCTCGTCGATGAACTCCGGCGGGACCGACGCGATTATCGTCAACCCCGGACTCAACGTGGCGATGAAGCAGCGCGGATATAACATCATCGCCGACTTTAGCGAGCTGCCGATACCCTATCCTTTACAAGTGATGGCGACGCGCGAACGGTTTCTCAAGACGGAACCTGATTTGGCGGAACGCCTGCTCAAAGCAGTGGTGGCGGCGAACACGTTTACCATCGATCCCAAGAACAAGCCGCGGGTCAAGGCGGCGATTGCCAAGTATCTGCGCTTGCCCGGTATCGATGCCGCCGAGGAGCAGTACAAGTCCGGCCTTGCAGTGCTGCCGAAGAAGCCCTATGTCGACGTTGCCGGGATATCGGCGATGATCGAGTTTCTTGCCGAGAGCGATCCGAGCGTAGCGAAGATCAAACCGGAGCAAGTGATCAATCACACGATTATGAAGAAGCTTGATGATACAGGGTTCATCGAGCATCCGTTTGCCAAGTAGGTTGCGGACGCAATGAATCGCGCCCCTTATCCGGGTCACTATTCGCTCCAGCTCGCCTCCGCCGCGACATTCTGCCCAGCGATCTTACCTGCCACAAAACACTCCGTGATATTTCCCGCCTCCAAATACAGATGCCCGTAGATCGAGCTAATCTCGCCGGCGACATACAGCCTTGGTATAGGCTTCTTCATCGGATCGAGCACGCGCTGCTTGACGTCGTGTTCGGGGCCGCCCTGGGTGTTATTCACGATCGGCCAGGCTTCCATGACGTAGAACGGGCCGTTCTTGATCGGCATCATCGTTTTTGGCGGGCGCTTCTGATCTTCGTCTTGGCCCTTGTCGCAGAGCTCGTTCCAGCGCTGCACCGTCGCGCGCAGCACTTTGGGATTGACGTCGATCTGCGCGGCGATGTCTTCCAGCGAGTTGCCTTTTTTGATCCAGCCTTTGTTTATCTCGGCTAAGTTGTCGTCGCTCCAACTGGCGTCGTAACGCTCGTCGTTGACGATCGGGATGCCGATGGGCCCTAGCTTGCGGCCTTCTTCGTCGAAGATCAGATAGCACGGGATGCGCGGGTAGTCCTGAATGTCGGCGTCGTAGTATTCCAGCGGCCGGGTGCCAGTGTCTTGGGGCGCGGGGGGATACTCGTCCATGAAGCGCTTGCCGAATTTGTCGACGGCGATCCAGATCATTTTGCGATTTTCATTTCTCGGCCCGGCCCAGACATGACGGATGGCGAAGGGCAGCTCGGCGAATTTGAAACCGTAGCCGCCGTGAAAGTGCCACATATGCCACAAACCGGCGCCAGCTTTCTGCGCCATCTTGACGCCGTCGCCGGTGTTGCCGAGGTAGACCGGATAGACCGGTTGCGCCTCGAAGTATTGCAGCTTCATGGCGTCGTCGTTTTCGTAGCCGCCGCAGGCGAGGATGACGCCTTTCTTGGCTTTGATGTTGAGCGTCTTGCCCTCGTGTTCGATTTTCATGCCGATGACTTCGCCGTCGCCGTTTAGGATGAGCTCTTTGGCTGGGCTCGATAGCCAAGTTTCGATCTTGCGCACGTTGACGTTGTCGTAGACTACTTTGAACAAGCGCGCACCGCCGCGCAGTCCCTTGGCCCAGGGAAACTCGTCGTAGGCTTGAAAGTCTTTGAGCTTGATCGAATCGATCTCGTTGGTTCCGGGAAACGGATACGTGCCATGGCCGCGGGTTTCAGTCTTGGTCGGCTCGGTGCCACTGACTCTGGCGAGCTCGGTCACCCAGGGGATCATGCCAACCATTTCTTCGGCCATCTTGCGCAGAATGTCATCGGGCGTGGTGCCGTTGCAGGTGCGCTTCAAATATTGAAAAGCACCCTCGGCGTTGTGCGCAAAGGCCACGCCGCCGCCGGAGAGAATCGAGATGCCGCCGGGGTGGGGCATCTTTTCGATGAGCAAAACCTTTGCGCCGGCGTCGTGCGCCGTAATCGCCGAAATGCCGCCCGCCGCGCCGAAGCCGACGACTATGACGTCGACGTTTTTGTCCCAGTGAATTTCTTTGCCGTTTGTTGCCATCTAACTAACTCCGTTTCTCTTGTCCGAAACCCGAAACCAACTCCCCTTACAGCCGCTCTTCGAGCCAATCCAACATATTCGGCAAATTGTGCGCCCAGTAGTCATGGCTGCAATGAATCCTGCCGCCACCGTCTTCTTCGCCGTAGATTTTTAGTGTCTTATCAGTGGCACCGATTTCGTTGAATAACTTTTTCGCGCCTTCCACTGACATCAGCGTGTCTTTGTCGCCGTGGGTTATCAAAGTCGGGCAAGTGATGTTTTTCGCCACGCCCGCCATGGTGAAATCTTTCAACAGTTCGCGGGCTTTTTCGTGGCTCATGCCGCCCAAAAGTCGCTGGCACACCGGCTGGAGGTGCAGGCACCAATCGTAGAGGTCGTCGAGGATGCTGTAGCAGCCGCTCCAGGCGACCAGCGCTTTCAAACGCTTTTCAAACGCCGCAACGCGCGGTGCGTAGTAGCCGGCCATGCTGATTCCTAGCAGCGCGACACGACTTGGATCAACCTCCGGTCGCGAGACCAGATAATCGATGCAGGCTTTGCCCGGCACTTCGTAATCGGGGCGGGTCTTGATGTTTTTCAAGTAAATCGACGAGCCGCGCCCTGGCGTGTCGACGAGCAGCATGGCCCAGCCGCGATCGAGCATCTGTTTGCCGCCGAAGTAGATTTCTTCAGCGTAGGCATCGGCGCCGCCGAGAAAGAGCACCGCCGGCCATTTGCCCGGTTTCGGGTTTACCGGGTGGCAAAAATATCCGTCGTACTCTTCACTCCCGCAGCGAACCTTGACGACTTCGATCTTTGGCTCGTGCAGTTGGATCCCTCTGCGAAAATTTTCCTGCGATTTAAGAAAACGCTCGCGCCGCTGCGGTTCTTCGGCGATCGTGAGCAGGACATCGGACATGCGGTAGTAATTGCTGGCGTGAAAGAAATTTTGCTTGGCCGTGCGCTGCCGGCCGGCGGCCAGGGCTTGCTGCGCGCGCGCTTCGGTCTTTTGCGCCAGAGCCAGCCATTCACGCTCCCAACTATCGCGATCGCCAGGTTCGACGTTTTTCATGGCGCGGGCGATGTCAAAAACATCGCCGCCGCCTTGCTGCGCCTGCGCGACTAGGCGCAGGGTGTGGCCGCCAAAAGGATGGTTGGGAAAAAGAAAATCGAACATGACTGCCTCCGCGAGAACGATTTCTTATAGCGTGCGAAGAAGGTCTTATACAAGGTGTTGCCGGGACACTCTATTGACACGACAAAGGGGTTACGAAATAACTTTCACTGAGCCTGAAATTTTTGGAGGAAGTTGTTTAATGAAAGACGGTTTTAGGATTCTCGATTCTGACATGCATCTGCGCGAGCCGGCGGACTTATGGGATAAGTACTTGGAGCCCGAGTGGCGTGACCGAGGGCCGAAGATTTTGAGCTCCACCGCGCGCAGCTCGGCGATGGTGATGCTCGATGGCAAAATTCTCGATGGTTATAAGCCCGCATATCGCGGCGGTATTTATGACGCGACTCGAATCGATCAAGAGATTGCTGAGTTTCGTAAAGATGGTTTCAACGCCAAGACCCAGCTGGAGGCGATGGATCGTGAAGGCCTAGACGTCGCGTCGCTTTATCCCTCGATCGGTTTGGGCATCATGATGCGCAGCGAGATGGACCCGAAACTTGGCGCTGCGGTAGCGCGGGCTTACAACAATTGGCTTTATGATTTTTGCCAAGAAGACCCCAAACGTCTAAAAGGTGTCGGCATGCTTTCGTTCCACGATCCCAACGAAGCCGTAAAAGAGGCGCAGCGCTGCGTTGGCAAGTTGAGTTTTGTCGGTGTGTTTGCCCGGCCCGAGCCCCTGCATGATTTGCCGTGGCATTCGCGCTACTTCGATACGGTGTGGTCGTGTCTAGAAGAGTTGGGTGTGCCGATGGGATTTCACTCAGCGACCTCGGCCGGTGAGGTGCCGCAGATCGGCGACCGTTTTGGCGACAATCTATTGCTGCGCCATGTCGTCTCCCATCCGATGGAAAACATGATGGCCCTGGCGGACACGATCGGTGGTGGGGTTTGCGATCGTCATCCGAAACTGAAGCTCGCGTTTCTGGAATGCTACTGCGGCTGGGTGTCGTTCTTGCTGCACCGTTTGGACAATGCCATGTCGAAGGGCCGTTTCCCGACGGCCGGTAAGTTGAAGCCGAGCGAATATTTTAAGCGCCAGTGTTGGATTTCGACGGAACATGAAAAAGAGCTGCCGATGATCATCGAACTGATCGGCGACGATCGTATCGTGTTTTCGACCGACTATCCGCACGGCGATTCCGATTTCCCTGAGGGCGTCGAGGAGTTTTTGGAACAGAAAATTTCCAAAGAGAGCAAGAAGAAGATTCTTTGGGATAATTGCGCGGCGTTGTACAACCTGTAGTTTAGTAGAAGAATTTTGGCTTTTGGATTGTCGGACAAAATCGGAATCCATTAGGCGGGGTTTCGTGCTGTGCGATCCGACAATCCAAAATCGGCAATCAAGAATCTAAAATCGAACTGGAGGTTCCTGTGGCATATCGCACCGTAGGCAAAGCGCTGCCGCGCATTGAGGGATATGGCAAAGTAACCGGGCAGACGAAGTACGCTGCCGACTTGCCGTTTGAAGGTTTGTTGTGGGCGAAGGTGTTGCGTGCTTCCTTCGCGCACGCACGCGTTGTCTGCATCGACACGTCGAAGGCCAAGGCGCTCAAAGGCGTGCGCGCGGTGCTGACCGGCGCCGATGTCAAAGATATCTACGTCGGCTCGCGTACCAAGGACCAGCCGGTGTTGGTGCAGGCCAAGGTGCGCATGGCGGGTGACGCGGTGGCGGCGGTGGCCGCAGACACGGAAGCGATCGCCGATGAGGCGATTGGGTTGATCGACGTTCAATACGAAGAACTGCCCCATGTCGACGATGCGGTGCTCGCTCTGCAGCCGTCGGCGCCGTTGATTCATGAGGATCGCGATAAATATAAATTTGCCGCCAAGCTGCCCGAGGGCATGTCCGGGCACAATCTACAATCCTACGTCCAGTGGAAGAACGGCGACGTTGAAGCTGGCTTCGCCAAAGCCGCGCGCGTCTTCGAGCATGAGTTTCGCACGCCGTTGTCGCATCACGGCTACATCGAGCCCTGTGCGAGTACCGTGTTAGTGCACGGCGACGGCCGCGTCGAAGTGTGGGCGTCGAACAAAGGGCCCTGGGGCTTGCGCGAGCAGATGGCGGAAGACTTTGGCATTCCGCAGGAGAAAATCAAAGTTCACATCGTGCACGTTGGCGGTGACTTCGGTGCGAAAGCATCGCTGATCGACGTGCCGATCTCGTACTATCTCTCGAAAGCGACCGGCAAGCCGGTGAAGCTCGTCTTCGATTACAGCGACGAATTACTGGTCGGCGGACACCGCCATCCTTCTGTGATCAGGGTCAAAACCGGCATGGCTGCCGATGGCACGTTCACCGCCGCTAAAGCGGTCATTTATTTCGCCGGCGGCGCCTACGCCTCGCAGAAGGCCAACCCGCAGGTGACTGTGCTTGGCGGGCGGCGGCTGGCGAGCATGTATCGCGTGCCGGCCATCGACGTCGAGACCTATTGTTCTTATACGAACCAATCCCCGTGCACGCAGACGCGCACACCGGGCAGCCCGCAAGTAGTTTTCGCCTTTGAATCGCAGTTGGACATCATCGCCAAGGAAATGG is drawn from Deltaproteobacteria bacterium and contains these coding sequences:
- a CDS encoding amidohydrolase; this encodes MARAMSKTSPPPCCACATRRRVWPPKGWLGKRKSNMTASARTISYSVRRRSYTRCCRDTLLTRQRGYEITFTEPEIFGGSCLMKDGFRILDSDMHLREPADLWDKYLEPEWRDRGPKILSSTARSSAMVMLDGKILDGYKPAYRGGIYDATRIDQEIAEFRKDGFNAKTQLEAMDREGLDVASLYPSIGLGIMMRSEMDPKLGAAVARAYNNWLYDFCQEDPKRLKGVGMLSFHDPNEAVKEAQRCVGKLSFVGVFARPEPLHDLPWHSRYFDTVWSCLEELGVPMGFHSATSAGEVPQIGDRFGDNLLLRHVVSHPMENMMALADTIGGGVCDRHPKLKLAFLECYCGWVSFLLHRLDNAMSKGRFPTAGKLKPSEYFKRQCWISTEHEKELPMIIELIGDDRIVFSTDYPHGDSDFPEGVEEFLEQKISKESKKKILWDNCAALYNL
- a CDS encoding xanthine dehydrogenase family protein molybdopterin-binding subunit, with amino-acid sequence MAYRTVGKALPRIEGYGKVTGQTKYAADLPFEGLLWAKVLRASFAHARVVCIDTSKAKALKGVRAVLTGADVKDIYVGSRTKDQPVLVQAKVRMAGDAVAAVAADTEAIADEAIGLIDVQYEELPHVDDAVLALQPSAPLIHEDRDKYKFAAKLPEGMSGHNLQSYVQWKNGDVEAGFAKAARVFEHEFRTPLSHHGYIEPCASTVLVHGDGRVEVWASNKGPWGLREQMAEDFGIPQEKIKVHIVHVGGDFGAKASLIDVPISYYLSKATGKPVKLVFDYSDELLVGGHRHPSVIRVKTGMAADGTFTAAKAVIYFAGGAYASQKANPQVTVLGGRRLASMYRVPAIDVETYCSYTNQSPCTQTRTPGSPQVVFAFESQLDIIAKEMGIDALELRRRNIVRDGDANPMGEKWQNILMGEVLERAVKTANWGKNGGKKKRGFGLALYDRGAPEGKASSALTLHGDGRVMILTGVPDVGPGYYTVSQQIVCEVLGLPTEKVGVEYTDTDSLPFDPGTGGSKQTNTSAHAVYQSAREVKERLLRVAARQLGCSFEEIKQDGGKLTAPNRKATTTENMVKLLVKENGGPVFHLSNYAPQSGPKVTGYACQVAEVEVDIDTGAFQVVNFVSCHDTGTVLNHLTLTGQIDGAVVTGFGFATMEENPIVDGKVSTLTLGEAKLPCIRDVPPLKTVLVDTPTGPTPFGGKAIAENPNVPTAAAIANAVADACGVRIYDLPLTAEKIYRELHKH
- a CDS encoding alpha/beta hydrolase — its product is MFDFLFPNHPFGGHTLRLVAQAQQGGGDVFDIARAMKNVEPGDRDSWEREWLALAQKTEARAQQALAAGRQRTAKQNFFHASNYYRMSDVLLTIAEEPQRRERFLKSQENFRRGIQLHEPKIEVVKVRCGSEEYDGYFCHPVNPKPGKWPAVLFLGGADAYAEEIYFGGKQMLDRGWAMLLVDTPGRGSSIYLKNIKTRPDYEVPGKACIDYLVSRPEVDPSRVALLGISMAGYYAPRVAAFEKRLKALVAWSGCYSILDDLYDWCLHLQPVCQRLLGGMSHEKARELLKDFTMAGVAKNITCPTLITHGDKDTLMSVEGAKKLFNEIGATDKTLKIYGEEDGGGRIHCSHDYWAHNLPNMLDWLEERL
- a CDS encoding FAD-binding protein — its product is MATNGKEIHWDKNVDVIVVGFGAAGGISAITAHDAGAKVLLIEKMPHPGGISILSGGGVAFAHNAEGAFQYLKRTCNGTTPDDILRKMAEEMVGMIPWVTELARVSGTEPTKTETRGHGTYPFPGTNEIDSIKLKDFQAYDEFPWAKGLRGGARLFKVVYDNVNVRKIETWLSSPAKELILNGDGEVIGMKIEHEGKTLNIKAKKGVILACGGYENDDAMKLQYFEAQPVYPVYLGNTGDGVKMAQKAGAGLWHMWHFHGGYGFKFAELPFAIRHVWAGPRNENRKMIWIAVDKFGKRFMDEYPPAPQDTGTRPLEYYDADIQDYPRIPCYLIFDEEGRKLGPIGIPIVNDERYDASWSDDNLAEINKGWIKKGNSLEDIAAQIDVNPKVLRATVQRWNELCDKGQDEDQKRPPKTMMPIKNGPFYVMEAWPIVNNTQGGPEHDVKQRVLDPMKKPIPRLYVAGEISSIYGHLYLEAGNITECFVAGKIAGQNVAAEASWSE